Below is a genomic region from Sphingomonas phyllosphaerae.
GCCGGAGCGAGGCGTCCTGTTCGGACGGTGCCGAAACGATCAGGACTCGCCGCTCCCACTGCAATGCCGAGATGCTCGTCGATGCCACCGCTGCCAAGGTCAGCGTGGTCAGCAGGGGTGGCATCATCATGTACGGCGCAACGCACCACCGTGGGTGTCGGTTCACCAGTAATTGGCGCGACGCGCATCCACTTCGCAACCAATCGGCCGCCCCGGTGCACGCAGCCACAGCAAACCGGCCGTTACCGCTATCCTGACATGCATCAAATGATTGTTTAAATGTCTTTATTTCGATTTTGTAATTGACAAGTTATTTTCGTTATTGCCACAGGAGGCGCGTCGCAGCGACAAGACGAGTGCGCCCCATTGGGCGAACACTGGCGCCGGATCACGAGCGCGACGTCGACCGCGACGTTGCAGAGAACCGGTTGCAAGCTGAAGCGCGGCCGGCATCAGGGAGAGGTCGACTGTCCGATCTTCGTTATCGACCGGGAGGGTCCGGGCGCGGCCTGGTGACGTTCCTGCTCGCCACCGCCGGCATCAACATCGTCGCGACCGCGCAGGTAGCATCACGCCGACGCTGGCGCCGCGCGAGGCGATTGTGAATACCCACTCCGACCAGACGTGGACCTATCGCGCCTCGGTCATCAACCTCACCAAGTCGGAACAGCGCCAGCATCTCGGCAACAACACCGACGCGCGGTTCATCTCGAACGTCTATTCCGGTCGTCGGCCCTATGTCGGCGTGTCGTACAAGTTCTGACTTACGATATCCTTCCCCCACCTGGGTGCCGCGGTGTGGCCACCCACTTTTTTCGAAACGGGGTCGTTGATGGCAAGGTCTTCGATGAATCGCTGCGTTAAGGCGTCGCTGGCGATGGGCGCTGCGCTGCTTTCGGCGAGCGCGCTTTGGGCCAGCAATCCGATCGTCCCCGGCTGGTATGCCGATCCGGAAATCCGCATGTTCGGCGGCAAATACTGGATCTATCCGACCTATTCGGACGATCCCGCCGTACCCGCCACGCCCTCGCGCTTCTCCGCGCAGCAACGCGAGGACCGCAAGCGGCGGATGGTGCGGCCGTCCTATGCCAAGCAGACGTTCCTCGACGCGTTTTCGTCCCCCGATCTGATCCATTGGACGAAGCACCGGCGTGTGCTCGACGTCGAGAATATCGCCTGGGCGTCCTATGCGGTCTGGGCCCCGTCGGCGATCGAGGTGAACGGGCGCTATTATCTGTTCTTCAGCGCCAACGACATCCAGAGCGATCGCGAAGTCGGCGGCATCGGCGTCGCCGTCAGCGACCGGCCCGGCGGCCCGTTCCGCGATGTCCTCGGCAAGCCACTGATCGGCGCGTTCCACAATGATGCGCAGCCGATCGATCCCTTCGTGTTCCGCGACGACGACGGGCAGGTCTATCTCTATTACGGCGGCTGGAAACACTGCAACGTCGTGCGGCTGTCCGCCGATCTGTCGATGGTCGAAAAGCATCCCGATGGCACGACCTTCAAGGAAATCACGCCACCCGGCTATGTCGAGGGATCGTTCGTCATCAAGCGCAAGGGCGTCTATTATCTGATGTGGTCGGAGGGCGGGTGGACCGGTCCGGATTACCGCGTCGCTTATGCGACCGGTGCCTCACCGACCGGACCGTTCACGAAGCGCGGCACGATCCTCGCGCAGGACATGCAGGTCGCGCGCGGGGCCGGGCACCATTCGGTGGTCAACGTGCCGGGCAGCGACGACTGGTACATCGTCTACCATCGCCGCCCGTTGAACGACGACAAGGGTGAGCATCGCCAGATCGCGATCGAGCCGATGCGCTTCGCCGCAGATGGCTCGATCGTGCCCGTCAAGCTGACCGCCACCGGCGTCACCGTGCCGCGACCGCTACGTTGAGAGGAACAGTCTTGAGCAGGAAGCTGACGCGCAAGGGGATCGCGGCGTTGTGCGCGGGGGCGATGATCGCGACCCCGGCGACGAGCGGTGCGCAGGACGCGCCGGCGGCGGCGATCGATCTGGTCAATCCGTTGATGGGCACCGATTCCAGCTACGAGCTGTCGTACGGCAACACCTATCCTGCGATCGCGCTGCCGTTCGGAATGAACGCGTGGACGCCGGTGACCGGCAAGATGGGCGATGGTTGGGGTTATACCTATAGCGCGCATCGCATCAACGGCATCAAGCAGACCCACCAGCCAAGCCCGTGGATGAACGATTACGCCGCCTTCGCGCTGCTGCCGATGACCGGCGCGCTGAAGGTGAAGGAAGCCGATCGCGCATCGTGGTTCAGCCACAAGGCGGAGGTCAGCACCGCCTACGGCTACAAGGTGTATCTCGCGGACTATGACGTGACCGCCGAAGTCGCACCGACCGAACGCGCCGCGCAGTTCCACTTTACCTTTCCGAAGACCGCGCAGGCGCATGTGCTGCTGGACGGCTATGCGGGCGGGTCGATGGTGGCGATCGACCCGTCTCGGCGGCGGATCACCGGCTATGTCCGCAACAATCATGGCGGCGTGCCCGCCAATTTCCGCAACTGGTTCGTCGCCGAGTTCGACCGCGACTTCACGGTCACGCGTACCTTCGACGGTGCGGGCAAGGTGACGAATGCGCGCAGCGCGGAGGGCGATCACGTCGGCGCGGTGGTCAGCTTCGCGACGCGGGCGGGCGAGCAGGTGGCGGTGCGCGTCGCCTCGTCGTTCATCAGCGCGGAACAGGCGCAGCGCAATCTCGATCGCGAGATCGGGCGCGAGACGTTCGAGGCGACACAGGCCAGGGCGAAAGCGGCCTGGACGCGCGAGCTGGACCGGATCCAAATCGACGATCCGGACATCGACAATCGCCGGACCTTCTACTCGGCGTTCTGGCGCATGTTGCAGTTTCCGCGACAGTTCCATGAGATCGACGCACGCGGGCAGCAGGTCCATTACAGTCCCTATGACGGACAGGTGCACGCCGGGCCGCTTTATACCGACAACGGCTTCTGGGACACGTGGCGCGCGGTGTTCCCCTTCTTCGCACTGATGTATCCCGAGCGTGACGGCGAGATCATGCAGGGGCTGGTCAACACCTACAAGGAATCGGGCTGGCTGCCGGAATGGGCGAGCCCCGGGCATCGCAGCGTGATGAT
It encodes:
- a CDS encoding glycoside hydrolase family 43 protein; translated protein: MNRCVKASLAMGAALLSASALWASNPIVPGWYADPEIRMFGGKYWIYPTYSDDPAVPATPSRFSAQQREDRKRRMVRPSYAKQTFLDAFSSPDLIHWTKHRRVLDVENIAWASYAVWAPSAIEVNGRYYLFFSANDIQSDREVGGIGVAVSDRPGGPFRDVLGKPLIGAFHNDAQPIDPFVFRDDDGQVYLYYGGWKHCNVVRLSADLSMVEKHPDGTTFKEITPPGYVEGSFVIKRKGVYYLMWSEGGWTGPDYRVAYATGASPTGPFTKRGTILAQDMQVARGAGHHSVVNVPGSDDWYIVYHRRPLNDDKGEHRQIAIEPMRFAADGSIVPVKLTATGVTVPRPLR
- a CDS encoding GH92 family glycosyl hydrolase encodes the protein MSRKLTRKGIAALCAGAMIATPATSGAQDAPAAAIDLVNPLMGTDSSYELSYGNTYPAIALPFGMNAWTPVTGKMGDGWGYTYSAHRINGIKQTHQPSPWMNDYAAFALLPMTGALKVKEADRASWFSHKAEVSTAYGYKVYLADYDVTAEVAPTERAAQFHFTFPKTAQAHVLLDGYAGGSMVAIDPSRRRITGYVRNNHGGVPANFRNWFVAEFDRDFTVTRTFDGAGKVTNARSAEGDHVGAVVSFATRAGEQVAVRVASSFISAEQAQRNLDREIGRETFEATQARAKAAWTRELDRIQIDDPDIDNRRTFYSAFWRMLQFPRQFHEIDARGQQVHYSPYDGQVHAGPLYTDNGFWDTWRAVFPFFALMYPERDGEIMQGLVNTYKESGWLPEWASPGHRSVMIGSNSANLIADAWLNGVRGFDVNTLYEAMVKNATTSQGRPRDAKGKVLSAVGREGVELYNQLGYVPYDVGINENAARTLEYATADFSLSRLAAALGKTDDARKYAAQAQNYRKLFDSRSGWMRGRNRDGSWATPFNPYKWGDAFTEGNSVHYSWSVMQDVQGLIDLMGGREKFVARLDAVFSTPPIFDDSYYGQVIHEIREMQIVDMGQYAHGNQPIQHMIYLYDWAGAPWKAQFHAREVMRKLYSSAPDGYPGDEDNGQTSAWYVFSALGFYPVTPTVGQYAIGSPLFRRARVTMLGGKVLTIEAPGNGRDNVYIQSATLNGISHDRPWLAREELQAGGTLRFTMGATPNKAWGARPEQAPFSLSTAKRTR